TCCTCCTCCGATGGCTCGCGGCGGAGCTCGACCTTGACCAGGATGTCGCCCTCCTCGATCGTCACGGCCAATGTGGCGAGGAGGTCCGTCGGGATCTTGCTCAGGATGAACTCGCGGCACGCGTCCGTGATCGTCGCCGGCATGTCGCCGCAACCGCAGGTGCGACCCTCCAGGACCGCGCCGAGGTGGCTGCGGGCGACGAGCGCGTCCGGGTGCACGGGGTCCAGATTGGACAGACTCTCCTCCAGCACGCTGCGGGCCTCGTCCAGGCGTCCGTCGTGCTGGAGGAGAATGCCGAGTGCGACATCCGCGCGGCCCAGGGTCTCACCATCGCCAGCGCGGCGCGCCTGTGCCACCGCCTCGCCGAGACGTTGTTCCGCCGGGCCGAGCTGGCCGGCTTCGCTCAAGGCGAGCCCCCAGTTGCGCAACACCTGGCTCATCACCTCCGGGCGGGCGATGCGTCGCGCCCGGTCGTACGCCGATGCGTAGGTCCGGAGCGATCCGTCGGTGTCGCCTGCGTCGCCCTGGGCCATCGCCAGGCCCAGCGCCGCCATCAGCGCGTCCTCTGTCCGACCTTGACGGTCGTATGCGGCGAGCACCCGCTGGATCGCGTCGACCCGCCCGGCCTAGTCGCCGCGCTCGCGGCCGGTGTTCGCCAGTTGTGACAACGCGTTGAGCGTCGCCTGGTGGTCGGGGCCGAGCCTGGCCTCCAGCACGGCGACCAGGTCCGCCAGAACTGCCTGGTAGATCGTCTGGTCGCCGTGGCCCGCTCGATTCAGCACGGATGCGCACACCTGCTCGACAACGTGGTCCGGCAGTTGGGCCAGGTCGCCGAAGAGCGAACCCTCGGCGCCCTCCGCGCGCACGATCTCGGCCCGCAACGCCAGTGCGGTCGCGACCCGCTCGTGCCCGTTGCGCCAGAAGTTGGCCACCGTCTCGTCGATGACCGGCCGGGCCTCGCGCAGGTTGCCGCGTTGCAGCAGCAGCTCCGCCAGCGGTTCGAGGCCGAACGCGTAGCCCGCGTGCTCGCGGCCGTAGAACGCCAGCCGGTCCTCGGCGCCGCGCCGCAGTTCGGTCTCGGCCTCGTCGAGCCGCCCGGCCATCCGCAGCACCATGCCCAGGTTCATCCGGTAGCTGAGCTGGTCCCTGGCGGCCTCGTAATCCTGGCCGGGCGCAACGGAGGCGGCGTCGCGGAAGCACTCGATGGCGCGACCCATCCGGTCGCAGTTGAGCAGCAGGCTCCCTAGGTCACACTGAGCCGCCGCCCAAGCCGTGCTGCCCCGACCGTGCTTCTTGGTCACCGCCTTCACCTCGCGCGCCATGAGCTCTTCGGCCTCGACCACGCGGCCCTCCCGCAACAGCGCGAAGGCCACCTCGATCGGCATGGGTTTCGACGTCACGTCGCGGGATCTTAATGATCAAGCGCGGCGGCGACTGTCCCTCGCACTCCCAGGAAGAGCAGACACTGGCTGTCGCCCCTAGCGCGGTGGAGGGTTGAGCCATGAGTTCTTCTGGGCGTATCGCAATTATCACCGGGGCCAACAGGGGCATCGGGCGTAGTGCCGCCTTGCATCTGGCCCGAGATGGGGTCGGGGTCATCCTCACCTATCGCAGCCACGCCGAGGAGGCGGCCGAGGTGGTCAAGGAGATCACCGACCTGGGGCCAGCCGCGGTCGCGCTCGAGCTCGATGCCGGGGATGTCGGCTCGTTCGATGGCTTCGTCACCACCGTCACCGATGTCGTGAAGCAGACCTGGGGTCGGGACAGCTTCGATTATCTGGTCAACAACGCCGGGATGCAGATTCCGATGTCGTTCGGCGAGGTGACCGAGGAGAACTTCGACCGGGTCGTCAACGTCTACTTCAAGGGCGTCTACTTCCTGACCCAGAAGCTCTCCGGGCTCCTGGCCGACAACGGCGCGGTCGTCAACGTCTCCTCCGCCATGACCCGGTTCTACGTGCCCCAGCGCATCGTCTACAGCGCCGCCAAGGGTGCGACCGAGGTGCTTACCCGCTATCTCGCCGAAGACCTCGGCGGCCGCGGGATCCGGGTCAACACCGTCGCTCCCGGTCCGATCGCCACCGACTTCAGCGACGGCCTGCTGCGCGACAACCAGCAGGTCCAGGACCAGATCGTCGGTGTCACCGCGTTGAGCCGGATCGCCCTCGCCGACGATGCCGGTGCCGCGATCGCCGCGATGCTGCGCGACGACAACCGCTGGGTGACCGGCCAGCGCATCGAGGTCTCCGGCGGCATTCACCTCTGATCGGGTCAGCGCAGTCGCAGCTCCGACCACGGCACGGTGGTCATGTCGCGGCGCAGGATCAGCCGGGCCACCGCCTCCAGCAGCCACGGTCCGCCGGCCTCGTCGCGCTCATACCCGAGCAGGCGTCCCCACGGTCCGCGCACGACGATGGCCGCGGTGATCTGCGGGCCGTCGGCGACCAGGTCGACCACCCGGCCCAGTGGACGGCCGGCCGGATCGACGGCGACCCGGCCGAGTAGGTCGCTCGCCCGCTCAGTCATCGTCGGCTCCCGGGATGCGACCGATCGCATGCTCGTCGAGCCAGCGTTCCAGCGGCGCCGGGTCGAGCAACTCCACGCGGACCGACAGGTGCACGGCCGAGTCGATCCGCTCGACCAGGTCGTAGGGGATCCGGCGGGGGCCGCGGCGGTCGATGTCGAGCCGGGCCGCCGACGTCGTCACCCAGCGACCCAACCAGCCGCCGAGCCGCGGGCCGAGCGCCTGCTGGCCGGTGAGCAGCGCGGTCACCCGGGGCCCGTCGAGTTCGAGGTCGTCGACCTTGCCGACGGGCGTGCCGTCACGGTCGACGATCTGGCGGTCGAGCAGATCGAACGCGAGCAACATGTCAGCCTCCCATCCCGGTCATCACCATCAGCGGGATCGCCGCGACCGCCGCGGCGACGACGATCACCAGGTAGATCAGGCCCAGCGCGTTGGCGAACCGGCCGTTGACCTTGTCGCCGAGATAGCGGCGGTCGTTGGCGACGACCAGGATCGGCAGGTAGGTCAGCGGCAGGGCGATGGCACTGAAGATCAGCATGTATTCGGTGAGCTGGATCGGGTCGATCGTGGTCAGCAGTGCGGCGACCGCGATGAGGATGCTGACCAGCACCACCAGGTGGAACCGGGTGGCCTGGCGGGGCCGCAGCATCTTGCCCCAGGCCCAGCCGAAATACTGCGCGACCGTGTAGCCGGCCGACAGGCTCGTCTCCATCGCCGCGCCGAAGGTGGCCGCGAAGACGCCGATAATGGCCAGGGCAAGACCGATCTGGCCGTACGCGAGTCCCGCCGGCAGGACCGCCTGGCCCAGTGTGTCGACGCGTACGCCGAGCGGGTGGAAGACGGCCGCCGAGGTGGCCAGGAAACCGAAGGCGAGCAGCCCGCCGAGCGGGAAACCGAGGAACACGTTGACCCGGGAGAGGTTGAGGTCGCGGGCCGTCCACCGTTCCTCGACGCCGCCGGAGGAGAAGAAGAACACCTCGTAGGGCGTCATGGCCGAGGCGAACAGCGCGATCGCGAAGAACCAGTAGGTGGGCCAGTTCTCGCCCGCCGGCGGGGTCAGGTGTGTGACGCCGCCGAAGTCGGGGCCGAGCGAGAACGCCGAGACCAGCACCACGATCAGCGCGAGCCCGGCCAGCCCGAAGACGCGTTCGAGCGTTTCGAACCGCACCCGCCAGAGGGCCAGCCAGAGCAGCACGGCGACGAGCGGGACCCAGAGGAGGTACGGCGCGCCGTTGAGCAGTTGCAGCGCGAGGGCGACACCACCGATCTCGGCGCCGAGCGTGGCGACGGTGATCAGGTAGGAGCCGATCAGGTTGACCAGCGCGACCCGCGGGCCGAGCCGTTCGCGGACCAGGTCGAAGACCGGCCGGCCGCTGACCGCCGCGACCCGGCCGGCCATCTCGGCATACACGCAGATCCCGATGACCCCGACCACCAGCACCCATGCGTGGGAAAGGCCGAAGCGGGCGCCGGCCTCCGATGTGGACACGATGTCGCCGATGTCGACGAAGCCACCGATGGCGGTCAGGATGCCGAGGGTGACAGCCAGCAGCCGTTTCACGAGTGCACCGCGATGAACGTCGTCAGGCCGTCGGACACCGCGGCGGCGCCGTCGGCGGCGGCCCGCAACGCCGCGGGCGTGCCGTCGGCCTCCTCGATCCCGTCGAGCGCGGCCTTGGCCTCGCGCAGCAGCGGGTCGAGCTCGTCGCGCAGCTTTCGGGACCGCTCGTCCGGCGGTCCTTCGGCGGCGAAGTTCTTCGCGGCACCGCCGAGCGCGTCTCGGGCGTCGGCCAGGCTCGCCCGAGCGAATGCCGCCGTCACCCTGCCGTCGGCCCGCGCGCCGGCGGCCAGCCGCGCGGTGGCGACCGCCCCGTAGGCCGACTGCGCAGCGGACACCGTCATCGTGCGGTAGTCGTGGAAGTCGGCCGGCCTGGTCGCGAGGTATCCCAGGCCACCCCACAGCACCGCGACGACCGTGACCAGCGTCGCCGCCCAGTCCCGTGACCGCATGGCCCCTCCTCCGCCGACCCGCCGACCCGCCGGCGCTGCCGGCGCACCCGGCTCTGCCGACTTGCCAGCGCAGCCGGCTCTGCCGACCTGCCGGCGCAGCCGGTTACCCAACTCGTCGGGATCTCACGCTTGACGGTTCTTACTTGAGCGAGTAAAAAGTTACTCATGCGAGTAACTGAGACTGTGACATCGGGAGCCCGGCGGGCGCAGATCGTCATGGCCGCGATCGACACGATCGCCGAGCTGGGGTATGGCAACGCCTCGTTCGCCCGCATCGCCAAGCGGGCCGGGATCAGCAGCACGCGGCTGATCTCCTACCACTTCGACGACAAGGCCGAGCTGGTCCGGGCCGTCGTCGGTGCCGTGCTTGCCGAGGCGGCCGACTACATGGGCAAGCGACTCCGCGCGGGCGGCACCCGTCCCGAGCTGCTGGCCACCTACATCGAGTCCAACCTGGAGTTCATCGCCGAGCACCCGACCGCCATCCGGGCGGTCAACGAGATCGCGGCCAACGCCCGGGCCGACGACGGCACCTCGCTGGTGCGGCTCGAAGACGTCGACGACCCGGTGTCCCGCCTGGCCACGCTGTTCCGCGAGGGCCAGGAAGCCGGAGACTTCCGCCCCTTCGACCCGGTCGTGATGGCGGTGACGTTGCGTGCGGCCATCGACGCCGCGGCCGCGCGGCCCGATCTCGACCCGCACGCCTACGCGGCCGAGTTGGTCGCCCTCTTCAGCCTCGCCACCCGGAAGGACCCCTCATGACCACGACGGCCCAACCCGAATCCCGCACTGCGGCGCCCAGCCGCGGCACTCTCCTCCTGCACCTGTTCGTCGACTTCGGCCTGCCGCTCATCGCGTTCTACGGCCTGCGCGTCGCCGGCGTCGACCAATGGTGGGCCCTGCTGCTGTCCGGCGTGATCCCGGTGGTCGCGGTGATCGCCAAGTTCGTGCGTACCCGCAAGATCGATTTTCTGGCGGTCTTCGTCATCTCCGTCGTCGCGCTCAGCCTGGGCGTCTCGGCCATGACCGGCGACGCCCGCACCATGCTGGTCCGCGACGCCTGGGGCGGCCTGCTCGGCGGCCTGGTCGCGGTGTGGCTGCTGGCCTCGGTGTGGGTGGGCCGGCCGGCGCTGATGTCGCTCTACCGGACGTTCGTGCTGGCCAAGGTCGGCGCCGACGGGCTGCACGCGTGGGAGTCCAAATGGGACACCGACCGCAAGTTCCGCTACGCGATGCGGGTGCTGACCTTCGTCTGGGGCTGCGCCGGCCTGCTCAACGTCGTCGCGACCCTGTTCGCCGCCTACCTGCTGCCGCTCGACCTCGCGCCGGCGGTGCTCAACGCGAGCTGGCCGGTCATCCTGGTGCCGACCCTGCTGTTCCACCTCTACTACACCAAGAAGTGGGACCTGCGCGCATGAGCACCGACGTGATCGTCGCCGGGGCCGGCCCGACCGGCTTGATGCTGGCCGGCGAGCTGGCCCTGGGCGGCGCCCGGGTGGTGGTGCTGGAGCGGCTGGCCGCCCGCACCGGCCAGTCGAAGGCGCTCAACCTGCAACCCCGGTCGGCCGAGGTGCTGGCCTCCCGCGGACTGCTCGACGACATCCTGGCGATCGCGCCGGCCCGGCTGCCGGCGGGCCACTTCGCCGGCATTCCGCTGGACTACTCGACGCTGCGGACGCCTTACCCCTTTCAGATCGGCATCCCGCAGGCCCGCGTCGAGGAGCGCCTCGCGTCCTGGGTGACCAGCCTGGGCGCCGAGATCCGCTATGGCGAAGCAGTGGAGTCGTTCAGCCAGGACTCGTCGGGCGTGCTGGTGAACGGCGCCGCCGCCGGCTATCTGGTCGGGTGCGACGGCGCGCGCAGCGTCGTCCGCAAGCAGTTGGGCGTGGCCTTCCCCGGCCGCGACGCGCGGATCTGTGCCCTGGTCGCCGACGTCACTCTGGCCGAGGCGGGGCCGTCTGCATGGGCATTGCCCGCGCCGGGCGGAGACGGGCTGCTCACCGTGCTGCCGCTGGGCGACGGCGTCTTCCGGGTGCTGGCCGCCGGCCCGAAGCAGATGGCGGCCGGAAAGGACGACCCGGTGCCCGACGCCGAGGTGGCCAACGCACTGGCCCGCGACGGCCTGACCCTCGGTGAGGTGCGCTGGGCCAGCCGGTTTACCGACACCACCCGGCAGGCCGCCGACTATCGCGTCGGTCGCGTCTTCCTGGCCGGCGACGCCGCACACATTCACTCACCGGCCGGGGGACAGGGCCTCAACCTGGGCCTACAGGACGCCTTCAACCTGGGTTGGAAGCTGGCCGAGGTGATCCGCGGCGAATCCGGCGACGACCTGCTCGACACCTACCACGCGGAGCGGCACCCGGTCGCGGCCCGGGTGTTGCAGTCGACCCAGGCCCAGGGCGTGCTGCTGGTGCCCGACGAGGACGTGACCGCGCTGCGGGCCGTCTTCGCCGAGTTGGTCGACACCCGCGCGCTGGCCGCCCGGGTGGCCGGGCTCGACCACGGCAACCGGCTGCCGGACCTCGACCTGACCGTGTTGCACGACGGCCGCCGGCACGTCGTCAATACCCCGCAAGGCCCGGTCACCGTCCGGCCGGACGGCTACGTGGCAGGGGTCGATCCCTGGATCGACAGCGATAGTTCCAGCGTGGAGACTGGCGTCACCCCGGAACGCTAGGAGCCCGTCGATGGACCTGCGCCGAATCCGCACTCTCCTCTGCGCCCTCGTTCTGGCCATCGCCGGCGGGCTGGCCGTGGGCTCGCCGGCTGCGGCCGGTGAGCGGTGCATCAGCACACCGGGCCAATATCAGGCCGCCTGGCAGGCGCGGGAGGTGCGCTGTGTCGAGCCCACGCTGTTCGCGACCACGCACAGCCGCGGCGACAACTTCCTTTACCCGAGCGGCTTCGCGTACGCGTGGGCCGGCTCCAGCGTCAACCTCGAGGCCTACCTGAAGCTGCGCCACCGCTACGGCGACCAGCCCGCGAAGGTTGGCGTCGGGATCCTGTCCTATGTCGGCTATCCGGGCCTGGAAACCTGGCCCTACCCGACCGACCTCGCCGTCTACACCCTTCCGCGCGGCGTGCACGCCACGGTGCCGACCTTCGCCGAGTGGTTCCGCCTGGTGGGCAAACAACTCGGCTTCCCACGCGCGGCGCTGCGTGACCTCGAGCGGGCCTACACCCGGCTCGGCCGGAACGAAGACGTGGTCGACGCGTTCGAAGACGTCACCGGCTGCCAGCGGGCCGCCCTCCTCGACGGCGCCTTCCCGGGGCCCGAGATCGGCTGCAACGCCGACTTCCTCGCCGCGCTGACCGCCGCCGGGCCGTCGCCCTACGAGGGCGCCGAGTCGACGCAGTGCTTCGCCAACTTCGCGGCCGGCTATGCGGGCCCGC
This genomic interval from Asanoa ferruginea contains the following:
- a CDS encoding tetratricopeptide repeat protein encodes the protein MAALGLAMAQGDAGDTDGSLRTYASAYDRARRIARPEVMSQVLRNWGLALSEAGQLGPAEQRLGEAVAQARRAGDGETLGRADVALGILLQHDGRLDEARSVLEESLSNLDPVHPDALVARSHLGAVLEGRTCGCGDMPATITDACREFILSKIPTDLLATLAVTIEEGDILVKVELRREPSEEELERLNGVVQSAYAEFRRRLTRQG
- a CDS encoding tetratricopeptide repeat protein → MTSKPMPIEVAFALLREGRVVEAEELMAREVKAVTKKHGRGSTAWAAAQCDLGSLLLNCDRMGRAIECFRDAASVAPGQDYEAARDQLSYRMNLGMVLRMAGRLDEAETELRRGAEDRLAFYGREHAGYAFGLEPLAELLLQRGNLREARPVIDETVANFWRNGHERVATALALRAEIVRAEGAEGSLFGDLAQLPDHVVEQVCASVLNRAGHGDQTIYQAVLADLVAVLEARLGPDHQATLNALSQLANTGRERGD
- a CDS encoding SDR family NAD(P)-dependent oxidoreductase, yielding MSSSGRIAIITGANRGIGRSAALHLARDGVGVILTYRSHAEEAAEVVKEITDLGPAAVALELDAGDVGSFDGFVTTVTDVVKQTWGRDSFDYLVNNAGMQIPMSFGEVTEENFDRVVNVYFKGVYFLTQKLSGLLADNGAVVNVSSAMTRFYVPQRIVYSAAKGATEVLTRYLAEDLGGRGIRVNTVAPGPIATDFSDGLLRDNQQVQDQIVGVTALSRIALADDAGAAIAAMLRDDNRWVTGQRIEVSGGIHL
- a CDS encoding PRC-barrel domain containing protein is translated as MTERASDLLGRVAVDPAGRPLGRVVDLVADGPQITAAIVVRGPWGRLLGYERDEAGGPWLLEAVARLILRRDMTTVPWSELRLR
- a CDS encoding PRC-barrel domain-containing protein, with translation MLLAFDLLDRQIVDRDGTPVGKVDDLELDGPRVTALLTGQQALGPRLGGWLGRWVTTSAARLDIDRRGPRRIPYDLVERIDSAVHLSVRVELLDPAPLERWLDEHAIGRIPGADDD
- a CDS encoding NRAMP family divalent metal transporter produces the protein MKRLLAVTLGILTAIGGFVDIGDIVSTSEAGARFGLSHAWVLVVGVIGICVYAEMAGRVAAVSGRPVFDLVRERLGPRVALVNLIGSYLITVATLGAEIGGVALALQLLNGAPYLLWVPLVAVLLWLALWRVRFETLERVFGLAGLALIVVLVSAFSLGPDFGGVTHLTPPAGENWPTYWFFAIALFASAMTPYEVFFFSSGGVEERWTARDLNLSRVNVFLGFPLGGLLAFGFLATSAAVFHPLGVRVDTLGQAVLPAGLAYGQIGLALAIIGVFAATFGAAMETSLSAGYTVAQYFGWAWGKMLRPRQATRFHLVVLVSILIAVAALLTTIDPIQLTEYMLIFSAIALPLTYLPILVVANDRRYLGDKVNGRFANALGLIYLVIVVAAAVAAIPLMVMTGMGG
- a CDS encoding TetR/AcrR family transcriptional regulator; the encoded protein is MAAIDTIAELGYGNASFARIAKRAGISSTRLISYHFDDKAELVRAVVGAVLAEAADYMGKRLRAGGTRPELLATYIESNLEFIAEHPTAIRAVNEIAANARADDGTSLVRLEDVDDPVSRLATLFREGQEAGDFRPFDPVVMAVTLRAAIDAAAARPDLDPHAYAAELVALFSLATRKDPS
- a CDS encoding VC0807 family protein, producing MTTTAQPESRTAAPSRGTLLLHLFVDFGLPLIAFYGLRVAGVDQWWALLLSGVIPVVAVIAKFVRTRKIDFLAVFVISVVALSLGVSAMTGDARTMLVRDAWGGLLGGLVAVWLLASVWVGRPALMSLYRTFVLAKVGADGLHAWESKWDTDRKFRYAMRVLTFVWGCAGLLNVVATLFAAYLLPLDLAPAVLNASWPVILVPTLLFHLYYTKKWDLRA
- a CDS encoding FAD-dependent monooxygenase, whose amino-acid sequence is MSTDVIVAGAGPTGLMLAGELALGGARVVVLERLAARTGQSKALNLQPRSAEVLASRGLLDDILAIAPARLPAGHFAGIPLDYSTLRTPYPFQIGIPQARVEERLASWVTSLGAEIRYGEAVESFSQDSSGVLVNGAAAGYLVGCDGARSVVRKQLGVAFPGRDARICALVADVTLAEAGPSAWALPAPGGDGLLTVLPLGDGVFRVLAAGPKQMAAGKDDPVPDAEVANALARDGLTLGEVRWASRFTDTTRQAADYRVGRVFLAGDAAHIHSPAGGQGLNLGLQDAFNLGWKLAEVIRGESGDDLLDTYHAERHPVAARVLQSTQAQGVLLVPDEDVTALRAVFAELVDTRALAARVAGLDHGNRLPDLDLTVLHDGRRHVVNTPQGPVTVRPDGYVAGVDPWIDSDSSSVETGVTPER